The Schistocerca nitens isolate TAMUIC-IGC-003100 chromosome 12, iqSchNite1.1, whole genome shotgun sequence genome has a window encoding:
- the LOC126215113 gene encoding complex III assembly factor LYRM7, with product MPNLRTEVLKSFKTLHQARKRVFQGDEVALNAARAKINEEYRKNKHVTDVSAVQELVKLAHDVAKELRASVVQARKIKDDMFELRITEETYKLDNIPGMPFQRCKS from the exons ATGCCAAATCTGAGGACTGAG GTTTTAAAATCTTTCAAAACACTTCACCAGGCCAGAAAACGTGTTTTCCAAGGTGATGAGGTTGCCCTTAATG CTGCCCGCGCAAAAATCAATGAGGAGTACCGAAAAAACAAACACGTGACAGATGTGTCAGCTGTGCAAGAG TTAGTCAAACTTGCACATGACGTGGCCAAGGAGCTGAGAGCATCAGTCGTTCAAGCCCGTAAAATCAAGGACGACATGTTTG AACTAAGAATTACTGAAGAAACTTACAAGTTGGAcaacatacctgggatgccttttcAGAGATGTAAATCTTAG